The genomic window TGAATTGCTGCTTGATAACCGCCATTTAAAACCTGAATTTTTTCATGACTAACCGCGCGCATCATCCACCAGAAACGAGCTGCGAAATTAGAGCCATTTTTATCATCGTAAACGACAACATGATCAGAAGGTGAAACTCCTAATGAAGATAGTACTTTAGAAAAATCTTCTGGAGATGGCAAAGGATGTCTTCCGCCATTGGCTGGGTTTTCTGGAATTGCAGCCAGATCACGATTTAAATCGACAAAACGAGCGCCTTTTAAATGTTCTTTTTGATAATTTTCAAAAGTATTTGCGCCAGCTCTTGCATCAATCAAAATGATTTTAGAATTGGCAATTAATTCTTGAGCCGTAATTATGGGAGAAAGAGTAATAGACATTTTTTATTTTTTCTTTGAATTGCCAAGCCAAAGCAAGGCGTTTAAAATTAATTGGCTTTGTGTTTTGTTTTCAAAAGTGTACGATAAGGTTTTGTTTGTTCCGCCTTCATAATCAATGTCGTTGTGCCCCATATTTACGTACAGCATTTTATATTTTTTATTGGTCCAAACTACAGGGTAATAACCACTGTGCCAAATTTCATGAGCTTTTGGACCAGTTCCTAACGGAAAACTGGATTCATCAATAGCCAATAAAATTTCAATGTCTGGATTTTTGGTTAAATCGTTGGACCATCTGTACCACTCATTTGGAGCAGAAGAGAAAGTTTTAGGCAGATTTTTGGTTACAGGATGCTGATTTTCTACTCTTAAAACTGCCGAAGTTGGTTTCCACGTATTGCTTCCATATTCGCCAGAACCTAAAAAAGTATTGTGATACCAGTTCCAATCTTGATTGTAGCTCGAATTGTTTAAAGCAAATGCTGAAAAATGAAATCCAATGAAGCCACCGCCATTTTCCATGTATTTTTGAAAAGCATCACGCTGTTCTTTCTTTTCAGGACGTGTGTCTAGAAATAAAACAACTTGATATTTTGCCAAAAACTTAGCGTTTAAATTGTCCCAATTGCTCGTAGAATCATACTGAAAATGATTTTCTGCTGCTAATTTCGGAAAGTATTTATTGGCTTCATGCACAAAACTGATATGCGCCTGATCATTTTTTGCGGTATAAAAAGCAATTACATTAAATTTCGGATTTTCTTTTTTCTTTTGCGAAAAGCCAAATAGCGAAAAGGTTAAAAGGAAAACTAAAATGCTTCTTTTGAAAAAGGTTTGGTGGTTTTGGTTACAAATAGTCATTTATGTCTAATGAATTATAAAGGGATTTTTTCGATTAAAATTTCATGTTCAGATTTATCAAAATAAGTGCAAGTCATTTCGACAATATCAACACGCCATTTTGCAATTCCAGCTTGTGCACAGTGATTACAGAAAGTCATATAAT from Flavobacterium sp. KACC 22763 includes these protein-coding regions:
- a CDS encoding ThuA domain-containing protein translates to MTICNQNHQTFFKRSILVFLLTFSLFGFSQKKKENPKFNVIAFYTAKNDQAHISFVHEANKYFPKLAAENHFQYDSTSNWDNLNAKFLAKYQVVLFLDTRPEKKEQRDAFQKYMENGGGFIGFHFSAFALNNSSYNQDWNWYHNTFLGSGEYGSNTWKPTSAVLRVENQHPVTKNLPKTFSSAPNEWYRWSNDLTKNPDIEILLAIDESSFPLGTGPKAHEIWHSGYYPVVWTNKKYKMLYVNMGHNDIDYEGGTNKTLSYTFENKTQSQLILNALLWLGNSKKK